In one window of Neofelis nebulosa isolate mNeoNeb1 chromosome 15, mNeoNeb1.pri, whole genome shotgun sequence DNA:
- the LRRC71 gene encoding leucine-rich repeat-containing protein 71 isoform X13 produces the protein MSGEASTPAASPRAPRPGTQKSSGTVTKKGDRGAKEKQVLVLPPVGEEEPKNPEEYQCTGVLETDFAELCTRSGYTDFPKVVTRPRPHPAFVPSASMSEKPAQDDQRLSASCSLNSLESKYVFFRPTIQVELEPEDKGVKEIYIRGWRVEERILGIFSKCLPPLSQLQAINLWKVGLTDKTLSTFIALLPLCAPTLRKVSLEGNPLPEQSYHKLMAADSPIAHLSLRNNTIDDHGAQLLGQALSTLRSCNRTLVSLNLAFNHIGDAGAGYIADGLRLNRALLWLSLAHNRIQDQGALKLAEVLRPFELTHTEVVERRRLLLEKGTQERSRSPSSSRPGDSKTDREKNLLLQVNSAALTEKTDKTQTTKTPKGLSKKKEKSGGESVRKEEKSGSGQSPTQGTPKKEDPTKSGKGKVTIPEQKTSKGKGPKTGNKEKRSFLLESEHLGQSLAYSWSPKHVC, from the exons ATGTCCGGCGAGGCGAGTACGCCCGCGGCCTCCCCCAGGGCCCCGCGTCCCGGGACCCAGAAGTCGTCCGGCACGGTGACCAAGAAGGGGGATCGCGGGGCCAAGGAGAAGCAGGTCCTCGTCCTGCCGCCGGTGGGCGAGGAGGAGCCCAAGAACCCCG AGGAATACCAGTGCACCGGGGTCCTCGAGACGGATTTCGCCGAGCTCTGCACGCGCTCGGGCTACACGGACTTCCCCAAGGTCGTCACCCGGCCTCGCCCGCACCCGGCCTTCGTCCCCTCCGCCTCGATGTCGGAAAAGCCCGCCCAGG ACGATCAGCGCCTGTCGGCGTCTTGCAGCCTCAACAGCCTGGAGAGCAAATACGTGTTTTTCCGGCCCACGATCCAGGTGGAGCTGGAGCCCGAGGACAAGGGGGTGAAGGAAATCTACATCCGCG GTTGGAGGGTCGAGGAGCGGATCTTGGGCATCTTCTCCAAATGTCTGCCCCCCCTCAGCCAGCTGCAGGCCATAAA CTTGTGGAAGGTGGGGCTGACGGATAAGACCCTGAGCACCTTCATcgccctcctgcctctctgcGCGCCCACGCTCAG GAAGGTGTCTCTGGAGGGCAACCCGCTGCCGGAACAGTCCTATCACAAGCTCATGGCCGCGGACAGCCC GATCGCGCACTTGTCTCTGCGGAATAACACCATCGACGACCACGGCGCGCAGCTGCTGGGCCAGGCTCTGTCCACGCTGCGCAGCTGCAACCGGACCCTGGTCTCGCTCAACCTGGCCTTCAACCACATCGGGGACGCGGGTGCCGGCTACATCGCGGAC GGCCTCCGGCTGAACCGCGCCCTGCTCTGGCTGTCGCTGGCGCACAACCGCATCCAGGACCAGGGCGCCCTGAAGCTGGCCGAG GTCCTGCGTCCCTTCGAGCTGACGCACACGGAGGTGGTGGAGCGCCGCCGCCTCCTGCTGGAGAAAGGGACGCAGGAGCGCTCGCGATCG CCTTCCTCCTCCCGACCTGGGGACTCCAAAACGGACCGTGAGAAGAACCTGCTGCTACAGGTCAACAGTGCTGCCCTGACGGAAAAGACAGACAAGACGCAGACAACCAAGACCCCGAAAGGCCTGAGCAAGAAGAAGGAGAAGTCAGGAGGG GAATcggtgaggaaggaggagaagtcAGGGTCAGGGCAGTCGCCCACGCAAGGGACCCCCAAGAAGGAAGACCCCACGAAGTCGGGCAAGGGGA agGTCACCATCCCTGAGCAGAAAACAAGCAAGGGGAAAGGGCCCAAGACCGGGAACAAAGAGAAGCGGAGCTTCCTGCTGGAGTCGGAG cacctaggacAGAGCCTGGCCTATAGCTGGTCTCCAAAGCATGTATGTTGA